Genomic DNA from Theobroma cacao cultivar B97-61/B2 chromosome 3, Criollo_cocoa_genome_V2, whole genome shotgun sequence:
GATTCATTGTGAAGCTTTGAGTCATCCATTGTCCGATGAGAGCCAGCTTCAGAATGCTTATCGCTGTTAACTGAGAAATTGTCCACATCAAAAGCTGCTTTCTCAAAATTTCCCAAGCTTTGCCGTCTTGACAGGCTCCGGCTTTCTCGAGGAGTCCCAATGGAGTGTCCCCTAGGAGAGGAAGATCCATACCTCAGTGAGCTCATACCATGCTTATTACCATTGCCATTACCCTTAAGTAGCTGCAAACGCTCAATCTCCACATCTTTCTTTGTGATGGCTTCCTTGAGGAATGCAACCTTCAAGATCAACAGAAGATCAGAAAATGAAATGGCAGATTAAATGATCTAAAAAGGTTAAAATCTTCTTCAAGAATCTTGAGCGTCCTCCAGAAACAGACAGAAAAAGCAAGAATTTCCCCCTCCTAACCAAAGCTACTATATCTTATCTAGAGCTTAGGAAATAGGAGAAACCCTAAAGTGTCTCTACAAACCAACAGAGAATCAGTCTTTGTAAACAAGCAGGTTCATGCACACTGTTTGGCTAGAATCAAGACTGACAAAAGCTAGCAATGCAAACTAGAATATGCTGCTGCAAGGATGCTGGTTGACAGGCTCATTAGTGAAAGTGAGATTTTCATTGTCTAACTTTGGACTGTAACTCATGGTTTGTCCATTCCCATGGAAATAACCAAGGTAGTAACAATTGCTACTCAGTTTCAACAGCTATGCTACATTAATTTTtggaaaagggaaaatgaggagaggaagagaaaagaagaagaccTGTTCCATAAGTTCTCTAATATCTCTCCCTTCTCTGTTAGTCCGTGCAGCACCTAACTCAACACCAGAAACCCTCTCGGCAAACTTCAAGGTACTTATGGTTTCAGAGTATGATTCTACATCAGGATTAAGCTGCACAAACATAAGGGTTTTTGCCTGACCACCTACAATTTGATATTagaagaaaaggacaattaATCagtaagagaaaataaaactataTAACATATGTAGAATATTATTGGGCATAATGATGCTGTGAAATCACAATAGCAAAATTAAAATCTGAAATCTGAAAGGTACCCAAAGAACTCTGGAGAACTTGAGTTAGTTTGCTATTTCTATAAGGGACATGAGCATTCTTTTGTGCCAGAGCAAAGATTACATCTCCAAGAGCTGACAGAGATTTGTTTATATGTTGTGCCTCCCTAAGCCTGTCTCCAGTTGCTTCTGAACGATCTACCCGTTCACTGCCAGCAAGATCCACCAAATGTAAACTACCACGCAAAACAGCATTAGTTTTTAAGTCTGTGCCTCGAACATGAACGGTGAGAACACTGCACATAATAATTTACTGAAACCCATTAGGAAGAGAACTCCAAGTAACAAGTTATATACAAAGGTAATATGTGAAAATATAACCTGTGGGATCTGCTACTCCTCTCATTTAGGGCTGTAGCACCTACAGCCCTATTCATTAACCCAATATTCATCAATTCCAAAACATCAGTGGTTGATTTAACAGAATGCATGCTTGCTTCAGGGACAGCTAACCCATTTGGTTGGGTGGTGCTCCAAATCCCAAGTGTGTGCAAGTCAAAGGAAACAAAGAACATATTTAACAGCAGGAAGAGAGTGAAAATGAGTAAAGTGTAACTATTTCTGAccaaatacataaaaattaagaaatgagGATTGCAAATTTATAAACAAGTAGGGTAACATAAAGATCAACCATGAGTAAGAAACAACAATgataaaagataatttatgGAGCCAAATTTCAGATCAGAACTGAGAAACACAAGAAGAAACCGTAAtccaaaagattaaaataaaggATATCTTCTATGAGAACTGTCACCAACAAGCAGATCACGAACTTGTTCATTGTATATCTCAACCATTTGAACACCAACTTCATATATAGTGGAGCTTTTCCTGCTTTGAGAGATTTGGAAAAGATCATTCAGTGCTCTATAATTGACTCCCCAATCTTCTTTAGAAGACACGTTGGGTCCACtctggaaaatgaaaattaaaatgcatCAGATATAGCCTACAAGTTTAAAATAAGCTACAAACGataaatggaaaaatatgaataagtAGCTCACCATTGTATAAGTTTTTCCTGAGCCTGTTTGACCATACgcaaatatgcaaacattgtATCCGTCAAGAACAGATCGAATCAATGGTTGGGTGTCTAAAAATACCTCCTCTGCAAACATATCACATTGAAAAATGTTCATATATAAGCAGCAATCATGAATGTCGTGACAAACTATGTAGCAATTAAATTAATAGATGAATTTGATTATCAACAATGGAAAAAGGTTTATGAAATTTCAAACCTTGGGTAGCTGCTGGACTGAAAACCTTGTTAAACTTGAAGAGCCTATGAGTGTCCTTTCCTTGCTTCGATGGATTTGAAACAACCAATTCACCATTCTCACCAATATATTCTATTGTTGTTTGTTTCTTGCTTTGCCCTGGAAGGAATGGTCTTATCCTACAATATACTCTAATGTTTCCTACagagaaaataagaaatatgCATCAGCTACTTGGATACAAAAGCTAAAGAAACTAAGATTATACAATGTACCTTTCAAATCCTGAACCTCATTGTACAATCTTCGATTTTCAGCAAGAACAGAATGATAATTTTCTGCAGCATCTACTAGTCCTTTGAGCTTTATTCCTACTCAAGAAAAAAGGGTATACACAGTGAGAAATTGCCcaatttaataagaaaatgataTCGAGATGGCAGACCAAgccaaacaaacaaaacaaacagCAAGAATAACCACACAACCTAAGTAATTAAGTTCCTCTGAGTAGCTCTTTTTTGTCTTCAGAACTTCACGTTTGATGGACTTAGAAGCTTCCCTCAATTCCTAAACAGGGTAAAACCTCATGTTATAGGACTATGCATCGATACCACATTATAGGAACGTGGCAAACACAACAAACCTTTAAAGCCACAAATTGTTGATCAATGAAACTCTGATAAGTGCACTCCTTATGTGCCCATATCTTTTGTTTAGATTCAGAAAATGACTGAAGCTGATCCACTTCTTTCCTAGAATCTCTTAAAAGACACTCAAGTTCTTTCAACTTCTTTTCTAATTCAACTTTAGCATCCTCAACCTGGGCATCCAATTGTAGACAATGCCATTCATGCATCTTTTTGCTGCTTTCTAGTTCCTCTCTCAGCCTAGAAATCTCAATGTCATTCTGAATCTTCTCCTTCTTAAGCTGAAGCACATCCTGCTCTTCAACTTTTCCCTTCTCCTCCAATTTACTCTTTTCAATCTGCAATTCTCAAGAAACATAGGAAGCAATCATTTAAGACTGTCAAGGGACAAAATAGGGCTTTtgataaaagaagaaacaaatcCTTGCAAAGCACCACAAAGTGACATGCTATCAAGACTGTGAATGGGAAAAATGTTTTCTAGTCAGATAGATTGTCCATGTCAATCTTAGCTTAATTTCACCAAACAAGAGGGATCAGATCAACTTCACTATACTCTAATGCTGGAGCTCCTTATCAAGCTAACATAAAGGATCACAGCTCAGTACAAGTGTTTAGAAAAAAGCCACGCTCTCTCAAGTTTACAGTTCTGTCAAACCCCCCCCATCCCCTAATTAATAACAAGTACtagtaaattaaaaaataagaaacaagAAATGAAATCCAAAACTAGATCAATGTCTTCTGAGTGACAGTATGATTGGATGAGATTACTTGGAACTTTGGACACTCAAAAAGTATCTGATTAGAGAACTTTAGTTATAACTGTCTTCAAGAAAACTCTAGCTTTTGTATAGGTAATTAGGCCAGCTGGTCTCAAAGATTAAATCCACCTTTATCTGGTGTCTCTGTTCATTCTTCTGTTACTTTTGACATCAATAGACATGAAACAGGGacctgattttttttttgtacattTAAAATCATCCCCTTAATTTTTCTTCTGAAACTAAATCGCTTTTTCttcacaagaaaaattcaccTCTCAAGTTCTTTTGTATCAACACTTCACTATTATTCACTAATGGAATTTCACACATgatataaattgaaataacaTACAAAAACAACACATATATCCTTGTTGCCCTTTAAACAATAGCAAATACAAATTCAAACAATTAGATGCAGTTGAGTTTCAGATGTAAGTATGAAGCAAATACCGTCAGACATCAAATCCACAAGACAATATGTCAATGGAAGTCTCAGGAAAATAAAGGCACAGAATTAgaataagaaattaatattGAAAGTCAGCAATTAATTAAGTATAAGGGGAAAGAATAAGACTTGCACCTTTAAATGCTGTAATTGGCTTATAATAACCTACAGGAAGCAAAACAGGTTCAGGATTATATCAGCGGGGAAAACGCTTAAAAAGCTAAGGCACACACCCTAATCAATTTGTCAAGTACCTCATTTTCCTCCACAGTTCCCTTTGCTAAGGTCTCAAGTGCTCTTATCCTTGATTGGTACTTTTCCTCACGGGCCCTATAAACATTGTTTTGCTGCAGGAGTCCaagaatataatattaattattcatgcAAAGCACATAAGAAATTATTCtcttagagagaaaaaagtcCCAAagcaatttacattttttaagttttctgCCCGGGTTGAAACTCGCCATTCTATCTCTTGCACAATCGTTCTCAACAGGCATGCCACACGCTGAgcaaaaagataataatagaaaaatcaCAAATAAAAGTTACTAGAAAGAAATACAATATGGAAGATACACAAGGACCAGTATAGAAATAAAGACACAACAATGAAAATATCCACGTATGCTAAGGAAATAAAGCATGTGTATGTACTCTGACTGCCATACATGAGGTATGTCTCCCTTCTTTCTTTCAATACTTTCATCCATAATCCTGTACAGTATACTGAACAGTGATTGAGTTGACGCATTCTGCGCAAAAGAAAATGGCTGAGGATACATTGAACTAAGAGTTGCTATGGAAAATCTGATAACAAAATGGGGTTCACTAATACATATAGGCATGCAGTGAAGGAGTTCAGGGCCTTACTTCTAAACTGCTAGATTTCATTAATTCCAAAATTGTTGCATCAGAAAGATCAGCATAACATCCTTGCTTCAATTGGATGCTTTCAATTTCACCTGAAAGATTCCATCTCTTCCTTGAAGGATTTTGGACATTATCAGCCTCCCCgttaaaattgaaacatgCCCTAAGTGTCTTAAGGCACTCTAATACTGGCATCGTTTGGCCCTGCACAGTGTCCCAAATTATTAACAAAATGTAGAAAGAAACATAAGAATTTATAAATGTTCACAACCAAGCCCAGCCAACATTCTggccaaaaaagaaaactaagatAGTTCATCATACACCTTAAACCAGATAGAGGTTTAATTCCATGATAAAAGAATCAGACTCAtctgaaacaaaaaaaaaaatgcgtTCCAACCAAGAACCAATACAAAATTGAGATCAAAGGGTTTGTAGTACGAAGTTTACATGCCTACACATTCATACTTTTCACTGAGATTGATGAATAAGTAAATATAATAGTACCACAGTTCACTTTTGTTAGGAATATACCAAAACTATACATCCAAAATGGAGCCAATCTTAGCTTGCTCCTCACACACAAGCTAAGATCAATGTCTAGGCAAAATGTTTACAATCTCATTATCAATGAGTAGGCAAAATGTTTTCAGTTTTAACCAACCTTACATGTCTACCACACTGCAATAGAACATTGATTACAGAAAAACTACATTCAAGTCAATTAATACCTGCTCTAGGTCAGACAATTCAAAGCTGGGCAACCCCATTTCATCCATAGCAATCAGAAACCTCTTAACATTTACAGGACCACCTTCGGAACTACCATCCTGAAGTTGGAGAAAAAACATGCTCAAATAGTGAAGTCCAATGCCCAGAACAAGATGCAAAGATGTACGATTAACTCTAAAAGAGGAAAGTGAACTAAATAGAAGACAAACA
This window encodes:
- the LOC18606524 gene encoding kinesin-4, producing the protein MRENGTVNGLNGTHYVDIEDMESFESVISGDWLSSLVEWLNGMLPELRLPLDATEEELRGCLTDGAIFCTILNKLRPGSIEMDGSSEGGPVNVKRFLIAMDEMGLPSFELSDLEQGQTMPVLECLKTLRACFNFNGEADNVQNPSRKRWNLSGEIESIQLKQGCYADLSDATILELMKSSSLENASTQSLFSILYRIMDESIERKKGDIPHRVACLLRTIVQEIEWRVSTRAENLKNQNNVYRAREEKYQSRIRALETLAKGTVEENEVIISQLQHLKIEKSKLEEKGKVEEQDVLQLKKEKIQNDIEISRLREELESSKKMHEWHCLQLDAQVEDAKVELEKKLKELECLLRDSRKEVDQLQSFSESKQKIWAHKECTYQSFIDQQFVALKELREASKSIKREVLKTKKSYSEELNYLGIKLKGLVDAAENYHSVLAENRRLYNEVQDLKGNIRVYCRIRPFLPGQSKKQTTIEYIGENGELVVSNPSKQGKDTHRLFKFNKVFSPAATQEEVFLDTQPLIRSVLDGYNVCIFAYGQTGSGKTYTMSGPNVSSKEDWGVNYRALNDLFQISQSRKSSTIYEVGVQMVEIYNEQVRDLLVGDSSHRRLGIWSTTQPNGLAVPEASMHSVKSTTDVLELMNIGLMNRAVGATALNERSSRSHSVLTVHVRGTDLKTNAVLRGSLHLVDLAGSERVDRSEATGDRLREAQHINKSLSALGDVIFALAQKNAHVPYRNSKLTQVLQSSLGGQAKTLMFVQLNPDVESYSETISTLKFAERVSGVELGAARTNREGRDIRELMEQVAFLKEAITKKDVEIERLQLLKGNGNGNKHGMSSLRYGSSSPRGHSIGTPRESRSLSRRQSLGNFEKAAFDVDNFSVNSDKHSEAGSHRTMDDSKLHNESSVQTNLAGKDLDQNFADDIELLGFGDADSEERLSDISDGGLSMGGTETDGSICSVVEFTLFPEVSKPSDKVEKVEKADKAEKPDNIEKSIAPSKLPKLPQKVVQTKPVRLSMSRSSSKASSSARKITAVATASSSTKPSKRWQ